A window of Lagopus muta isolate bLagMut1 chromosome 14, bLagMut1 primary, whole genome shotgun sequence contains these coding sequences:
- the LOC125700271 gene encoding zinc finger CCCH domain-containing protein 11A-like, which yields MSQQGHGCCSYSCSAYGKKQRSAVPCARKQQPAGCQKSNSALQCTGGRDGDGPSLAPCKRMEPAHPWDGAGHGGKRKASPEADTSSLPLKHCSVERHRRSMECGTAPKRVRGAESNGERRMNAVQEVYSERAHLRTESKAHVRAGGLLSRAGPSEGRRPSPAVSLHSLSKTLPERKHKDLEGAKQATEQLPPYKRVRSECSREKALRMYQSGDSVLPPAAQPGPAAAQSSKRRARRKRRTGQKKRRAEMMKASLRAAAAHAESSTVNSLVEMMQKLQLKD from the exons ATGTCTCAGCAAGGACATGGCTGCTGTTCCTATTCCTGCTCTGCGTATGGAAAG aaGCAGCGCAGTGCTGTTCCCTGTGCTaggaagcagcagccagcaggctgccagaaATCCAACAGTGCCTTGCAGTGCACAGGGGGACGCGATGGGGACGGACCGTCCTTAGCACCATGCAAAA GGATGGAGCCTGCGCATCCAtgggatggtgctgggcatGGGGGGAAACGGAAAGCCTCCCCAG AAGCTGATACAAGCAGCCTTCCACTGAAGCACTGCTCTGTGGAAAGGCACAGGAGAAGCATGGAATGTGGCACAGCACCAAAGAGAG TGAGAGGTGCTGAGTCAAATGGAGAGAGACGCATGAATGCAGTACAAGAAGTCTATTCTGAAAGAGCTCATCTAAGAACTGAATCCAAAGCTCATGTACGGGCTGGAGGGCTTCTTAGCAGAGCAGGTCCCAGTGAAGGGAGAAGACCATCCCCTGCAGTGAGCCTCCACTCCCTCTCCAAGACCCTGCCTGAAAGAAAGCACAAGGACTTGGAAGGAGCAAAACAAGCAACAGAGCAGCTGCCTCCCTACAAAAGAGTGAGGAGTGagtgcagcagggagaaggctctgaggatgTATCAGAGTGGGGACAGCGTGCTGCCTCCAGCAGCGCAGCCTGGGCCTGCTGCAGCGCAGAGCTCCAAGCGAAGAG caagaagaaaaagaagaacaggacaaaaaaagaggagagcGGAAATGATGAAGGCttctctgagagctgctgctgcacatgcaGAG tcttcCACAGTGAACAGTCTTGTGGAGATGAtgcaaaagctgcagctgaaagaCTGA